The window TTGTCGTTCAGCTTCCTGCTCTGCTCGGCTTATGCGTATGGAGTCAGTGGATTGCGCCCAGTCATGAACGCTTGATCCACAACTGATTTCCATGTCTTGCATGAAGGTGAGTAAAGCAAACGaaccttcattgaagacacTGGCTGGCACATAAGCTGCAATTTTAACGACGACAGAGGTTCCACTCAAGTGCTTcggtgagattttccaaataagttggttcaaactctcattgttgttctgcgtGAAGCCTCCGACACATCGTTCCAGTAGGGCATCTTCGCTCAGATCTTCGTAGATCGGCTTGattgcatccaaaacatcctTGGGAAGAGCACAATACGTGTGTTTGAACGAATCCAATGCATTAGCAGCTGCAGCTTTTTGCCATTCGCACCAGGAGTCCGCGCCGCTCGGACATTTTTCGTGCTGTGGATTCTCGTCCGTCGAACTGTAGTGAAAGAACGTTGCCCAGATAGcgttcttcatattttctacggAATCGGAGcgttcttcatattttctacggAGTGACGTCTGATAGCCAATCCGTAGTATACCGTCAATTTATCGATAATTTTGGCCGTAAGCTTCCCTTTACCAGACAGactctttcttttgattttctttccaGTCTTAGTTTCGGTATCTACAACGGTCTTTTTGACTATTTCACGTAGACGAGTGCCCATTCTTTTTTGAACATGCCCTACACATTCTTTTTTTACTATTGAAAAATCATCACCATAAGGTTTAGAATTCACTAACCCGGAGTAAGCTTTGGAGTCACCGTCGCCGATATAGTTGCGATATCGTACACCATTATTTACCGAGCGTTGAAACATTGTTTTTATCGCTTCGACCTCCATATTTCCAGATGCACCAGTATGATTTGCCTGACAGTTTCCAGTATCTACATGAGCTCCATGCCATTCTTCGTATTCGGCAGAGTTCAATTTGTGTTCCCAAATTTTACATTCGTGGCAGTATGAACTTTTGACGAGAATGTCAACTACTTTACCAGTAAAGTAACCGATTAGCGAGGTGACGCCGAATAAAGATGAGTAGCCTCTTTTTTTCCATGTTCCGTCGCCTGATACACTGAGTTCGTCGGcatcttcagtttttttttcttcggctGTTGCTGCTCTTTCTTCTTTTGTAGCAGATGAAAAAAACCGATTCGCTACTTCTCTTATAGTCGAGCACATTTTCGTCACGCAATTATTGTAAGTCGGTCTTGATAAAAATGAACTAGACAAATCCATCAAGCCGCAGAACTTATCACAGCCAACTAATCCAAGGCCTAATATCCCCATCACGAAGACAAACCGATAATTCACTTCGTAAATACCAGAGTTTATTCGAGCACTAGACGGAACGTTTGTAATTTGTTTACAACTTTCGCACGACACTTTGATGTGAAATCCAAGACCTTCTTTCTTAGTCGaatgaaaatttacttttccaTCACACTTCACTAGCGTAGCAATTGTTGCAAAGAccaataaaaaatcaattacCCTATAATGTCGTTCAAGATCCTCCCTAATTTGATCTTCAAcggtcatttttatttttttagctgaCGCGCTTCTTGTCGTAATGTCTTCGCTTTTCCGTTTGTGggggggtgaaatttttttggGTCGATATAATCTCGAACCAGTTGATTGTCTATCAgatcttccaatttttttgggcatttttgtaataatttagcaacaaaaatgaatgaaaacggaggtgaaattatgcgaaaataaGAACACGTGGATACGTCTACTCGATAGGATATTTTCTGCTAACTGAATTTTGTACACTACACTGACAAAGTATACAGATCAGGTATAAACCCGTTTGTCCTTGCCTTGAAATTTCGATAGATGGAACTGGGAGGTAAGGTACTACATTAATAGAGAGTGAAACATCTGCCGGGTAACAATAGCGTGCTCGGATCGGGGCGTTGGGGTTGGTTCGGGTATAGGTACAAAAATCCGGCAGGTATAAAAACACTcataacttcgtcaattttgctccaattgacttgaaaatttaaaacaatataACAGATATTACggattgaatttcgaaaataaaaaaaaaatgaaaaaaaaattagataccttaccccccccccccttaaatagcCACTGCACGCACCTGAGAATAATAATACTAAAAGTACGAGATACTTTGGAGGAAGTATAACAAAAACGAGTACGCTTTGCCCAATAACTTGTCAAGCtagcaaaattaaaaatttttggccatttGGCTACTGCGGCCgccaatttttttcctttttcttgtaATTAGTAAATTTTAATTCTAGGGGGCTAATATACACAATCTGAAGTTTATAACTTTTATAGTTTCTGTTTTATAACAGTTTTAAAATGATACTTCTGACGCGTTTTACACTAGAATAACCCTTTAAACGCTGCCGTGGTAAAATAAACATAGTATATTCCCCAATAGTTATCCAAGTAAATATATTTCGGTGGCTTAAACATTTTAATGTTAGATTTAGTGGTAACACCTCTTTAAATGGTTCTTTTTATTAtaattctttgaaaataataGGATATTTTTTGTTATCATTCCAGTGAGTAAACTCTGgctcaaagaaacaacaaactaATGGCTCAACCACCTGGAACATTTGGGAGTGGCACGGGATACCCGCCTCCCTATTTGAATCATCATAATGTCCACTATGTTGCGGCGAGTAATAATCGCATTCCAAAACAAACCCCAATCACTGACGATTATGAGATTTCTAGTACAGTATTAGGTTTAGGTATCAACGGTAAAGTTGTACAATGTACAAGTAGATGTGACGGCAAAAAATATGCGCTCAAAGTACGTAATCGAAATTCAGAATTTCCCCTGTATCGACTGAGGTTCTCTCTAAATTTCAGGTATTACTCGATAGTCCAAAAGCCCGACGTGAAGTTGAATTGCATTGGCGCGCAAGCGGTTGTAAACACATTGTAAATATAATAGATGTGTATGAAAATTCATACAGCGGAAACAAATGTTTACTTGTCGTGATGGAATGCATGGAAGGTGGCGAACTATTCCAACGTATACAAGATCGTCAGGATGGCGCATTTACAGAGCGCGAAGCGGCTCAGATAATGCATGAAATTTGTGTAGCTGTACATTATTTGCACAGTATGAATATTGCACATCGTGATTTAAAACCCGAAAATCTTTTGTATACTACACCGGATGCAAATGCAATATTAAAGCTGACAGATTTCGGATTCGCGAAGGAGACATTTGCCAAAGATACGTTACAAACCCCGTGCTATACCCCATATTATGTTGGTAAGCATATTGACATGGTTGTGACCGAAATTAACACTGTTTGGGCTTCGTATGTTTcccttctttattattttcagcaCCTGAAGTGCTAGGGCCCGAGAAGTATGATAAAATTTGTGATATATGGTCGTTAGGAGTTATCATGTATATATTATTATGTGGCTTCCCACCATTCTATAGTAATCATGGTTTAGCTATATCACCGGGAATGAAAAAGCGAATACGTACCGGGCAATATGATTTCCCTTTGcctgaatggaaaaatgttagTCAAGGAGCTAAAGATCTGATTAAAGGGATGCTGAACGTAGATCCTGCGAAACGTTTAACGATTGAAGAAGTAATGCGAAACAAATGGATAGCGGTGTGTATAATATGCGACAACTTCAACTTGTATGTGTACgagaattttaatttaaacctGAATGTTTTTTCATGTTATACAGCAATATACTATGGTGCCTCAAACACCATTGCATACTGGCCGCGTTTTACGCGAGGGTGAAGACACTTGGCCTGAAGTACAAGAAGAAATGACACGATCGCTTGCAACAATGCGTGTTGATTATGATCAGGTTAGTGGTGTAAATTCAAACGATTCGTTTGTCCTGTATTTTGCTAAGTCATTTCTACTTTCTTACATGAAGATGCATATTAAAACCCTGGACAATTCCAACAATGCACTATTAAATAAACGACGGAAGAGAGTGGTAGGTAATGACAAGAAACTAACATAGGAAAAACTAGACAGCAACGAGAGCAATTGGCTGCGATTATGAAATATTGCTCCTTGATTTCACATATTGTTTgggaaagaagcgacaaatgaACGAAAAATCATATaagaaaatattatttctttattttaaaagccaaattttatttttttccgctGTAGATTAATTAAGTGCAAATAGTCCAACTTCCATTCATCAGGACGCAAGTACGTACGTATGAAGAGGAACGAAAATTATAATGTCAAATGTAGTCTCGCGATTCGATATTGGATCATTCTGACAGCAACAATAAGTATCACTTTCGGTTGAATAACAGAAAATGCGGAATTTCTGTTACTTCACATTGATTTTTTAAGGTGGTCGAACATAGTTTGCAGATTCATATTTTTGTAGGAGATTTAAGCAAAATTTCACTAACCAGGTCTAACATTCTCAGGCCATTTTTAAATGTACGGGGAATCTACCCAATTTTGGTTAGCAATTCATAATAATATATTGAGGAGGCATACTGTTGTTCTGCTAAGTTATCTATAGAAAT of the Hermetia illucens chromosome 7, iHerIll2.2.curated.20191125, whole genome shotgun sequence genome contains:
- the LOC119660929 gene encoding MAP kinase-activated protein kinase 2 isoform X2; translation: MAQPPGTFGSGTGYPPPYLNHHNVHYVAASNNRIPKQTPITDDYEISSTVLGLGINGKVVQCTSRCDGKKYALKVLLDSPKARREVELHWRASGCKHIVNIIDVYENSYSGNKCLLVVMECMEGGELFQRIQDRQDGAFTEREAAQIMHEICVAVHYLHSMNIAHRDLKPENLLYTTPDANAILKLTDFGFAKETFAKDTLQTPCYTPYYVAPEVLGPEKYDKICDIWSLGVIMYILLCGFPPFYSNHGLAISPGMKKRIRTGQYDFPLPEWKNVSQGAKDLIKGMLNVDPAKRLTIEEVMRNKWIAQYTMVPQTPLHTGRVLREGEDTWPEVQEEMTRSLATMRVDYDQMHIKTLDNSNNALLNKRRKRVIN
- the LOC119660929 gene encoding MAP kinase-activated protein kinase 2 isoform X1 — protein: MAQPPGTFGSGTGYPPPYLNHHNVHYVAASNNRIPKQTPITDDYEISSTVLGLGINGKVVQCTSRCDGKKYALKVLLDSPKARREVELHWRASGCKHIVNIIDVYENSYSGNKCLLVVMECMEGGELFQRIQDRQDGAFTEREAAQIMHEICVAVHYLHSMNIAHRDLKPENLLYTTPDANAILKLTDFGFAKETFAKDTLQTPCYTPYYVAPEVLGPEKYDKICDIWSLGVIMYILLCGFPPFYSNHGLAISPGMKKRIRTGQYDFPLPEWKNVSQGAKDLIKGMLNVDPAKRLTIEEVMRNKWIAQYTMVPQTPLHTGRVLREGEDTWPEVQEEMTRSLATMRVDYDQMHIKTLDNSNNALLNKRRKRVVGNDKKLT
- the LOC119660929 gene encoding MAP kinase-activated protein kinase 2 isoform X3, producing the protein MAQPPGTFGSGTGYPPPYLNHHNVHYVAASNNRIPKQTPITDDYEISSTVLGLGINGKVVQCTSRCDGKKYALKVLLDSPKARREVELHWRASGCKHIVNIIDVYENSYSGNKCLLVVMECMEGGELFQRIQDRQDGAFTEREAAQIMHEICVAVHYLHSMNIAHRDLKPENLLYTTPDANAILKLTDFGFAKETFAKDTLQTPCYTPYYVAPEVLGPEKYDKICDIWSLGVIMYILLCGFPPFYSNHGLAISPGMKKRIRTGQYDFPLPEWKNVSQGAKDLIKGMLNVDPAKRLTIEEVMRNKWIAQYTMVPQTPLHTGRVLREGEDTWPEVQEEMTRSLATMRVDYDQMHIKTLDNSNNALLNKRRKRVVD